The following DNA comes from Enterobacteriaceae endosymbiont of Donacia clavipes.
GGAATTACATGATGAAAGATTAAGTACTGTTGAAGCTAAATATATTTTATTTAAATATGGAGGATGGAAAAAACTAAAAAAAAAAAACATTAATTCTTTATCTGCATCAATTATTTTACAAAGTTGGTTTGAAAAAAATAAATAAAATTTTTTCTTAAATTAAAGATTTAATATAAAAATTTCTATATTAAATATTTTTTAAATAATTAAGGAACTTATGATAATAACAATATTTTTATGTAAAATTTTAATAGAAATAATAATATTAATTTTTTTATTACAATCATGGATTTTTTTTACTATAAAAAATAATTGTAATTCTTTTACAAAATTTATTATTTTATTAACAGAAATATTTTTAATATGTATTAAAAATATTATTCCTAATATAAAAAAAAATAAATTTTTACCTTTATTAATATTAATATTTTTAATATTTATTAAATATCCAATACTAGTATTTTTACAAAATGGAAATTTATTTCATCATAATTTAATTTTTTATATATTTATTAGTATTGTAATTTTATTAAAATCTTTTGGATATTTATTTTTTTGGATAATAAATGTATATTTAATTACTAATTTTATAAATATTAAATATAATAATTTTAATTATATTTTAGCAAAATTAGTAAATCAAATTTTAAATTTTGTAAAAAAAATTTTTCCACATATTCATAATATGAAATTATGTTTATTTATAATTAATTTAATTTTATATTTAATTAATAATTTATTAAAAAATTTTTTTCCTCAATTTTGGTTTTTAATATAATTAAATTATATGATTAATTTAAATCAGTATCCATATCCATACAGTTTATATATTCATATACCATGGTGTTTAAAAAAATGTCCTTATTGTGATTTTTATTCTTCTATTTTTATTAAAAAAAATAAAAAAATACATAAAAAATATATAAATAGTTTATTACTTGATTTAGAAAAAGATTTAGTTTTTATTAAAAATAATATTTATATTACAAGTATTTTTTTAGGAGGTGGAACTCCCAGTTTAATAGATTCAAAATTAATTTTTTTTCTGCTAAATCAAATAAGAAAAAAAGTTTATGTATCAAAATTTGTAGAAATTACTATTGAAATAAATCCATCTTCTATTTCTGAAAAAAAAATTATAAATTATATAAAAAGTGGAATTAATCGTTTTTCATTAGGTATACAAAGTTTTGATGATGAAAATTTAAAAATTTTAGGAAGATTACATACATCTAAGGATGCTATAAATGCAATTAATATTTTAATTAAAAATAAAATATCAAATTTTAACTTAGATATAATCTATGGCATACCTGGACAATCATTAAAAAGTGCTTGTAATGATTTATATAAAGCTATTTCATTTAAACCTAATCATATTTCATGGTATCAATTAACTATTGAAAAAAATACAATTTTTGAAAAATATAAACCTAAAAATTTTTTAGATGATAATTTATTATGGAAAATATTTATACAAGGTATAAAAATATTAAAAAAAAATAAATATTTTCAATATGAAATTTCTTCTTTTATTAAAAAAAAAATATATATGTGCAAACATAATTTAAATTATTGGTATTTTGGAAATTATTTAGGTATTGGTTGTGCAGCTCATAGTAAAATAAATGTTTTAAATAATCAAATTATTAGAATTATTAAAAACAAAAATATAAAACAATATATAAATGGATATTTTATAACACATAAAAAAAAAATTTTATTAAAAGATATAGTTTTTGAATTTTTTTTAAAT
Coding sequences within:
- the hemW gene encoding radical SAM family heme chaperone HemW, whose translation is MINLNQYPYPYSLYIHIPWCLKKCPYCDFYSSIFIKKNKKIHKKYINSLLLDLEKDLVFIKNNIYITSIFLGGGTPSLIDSKLIFFLLNQIRKKVYVSKFVEITIEINPSSISEKKIINYIKSGINRFSLGIQSFDDENLKILGRLHTSKDAINAINILIKNKISNFNLDIIYGIPGQSLKSACNDLYKAISFKPNHISWYQLTIEKNTIFEKYKPKNFLDDNLLWKIFIQGIKILKKNKYFQYEISSFIKKKIYMCKHNLNYWYFGNYLGIGCAAHSKINVLNNQIIRIIKNKNIKQYINGYFITHKKKILLKDIVFEFFLNRFRLYTKINKIEFQKLLNINNNITYCIKKALKLGYLKENNNFLFVTNKGHLYLNDLLEIFL